Proteins from one Listeria weihenstephanensis genomic window:
- a CDS encoding precorrin-2 dehydrogenase/sirohydrochlorin ferrochelatase family protein, with amino-acid sequence MTNVGYPVLLQLTNKKVAIIGGGKIATKKAHNLLPTGATITVIAPTFTEELQQMPVQRITGNYEASHIKDALLIFCCTNDPKVNAQITHDALPHQLVNDCTDKSRSDFFNMATVQKEDHLIAISTHGSNPTRSKEIRRIIERSADF; translated from the coding sequence ATGACAAACGTTGGCTATCCAGTCCTCCTCCAACTCACAAACAAAAAAGTCGCGATCATCGGCGGCGGCAAAATCGCAACCAAAAAAGCACATAATTTGCTTCCAACTGGCGCTACGATAACAGTTATAGCACCAACGTTTACCGAAGAACTACAACAAATGCCCGTCCAGCGAATCACTGGAAATTACGAAGCATCGCACATAAAAGACGCGCTCCTCATTTTCTGCTGCACAAACGATCCAAAAGTAAACGCGCAGATCACGCATGACGCATTACCACACCAACTAGTCAACGATTGCACAGATAAATCCAGATCCGACTTTTTCAACATGGCAACCGTCCAAAAAGAAGACCATCTGATCGCGATTTCCACACACGGCAGTAACCCAACTAGATCCAAGGAAATCCGCAGAATAATCGAACGGAGCGCTGATTTTTAA